ATCTTGAAACCCGCACCTATCAGGCCCGTCTGGCCGCTGCCAACGAAAATCTCAAGCTTCAGGAAGCAACCTTCCAGTTGACCGACTGGCGCTACCAGGCAGGATTGAGCGATGAACTGGCCGTCCAGCAGGCCCGCTACAACCTGGCCAGTACCCGCGCCCAGCTGCCCAACCTGCGAGTCGGCCTGGCAGGAAGTCTCAACCGCCTGGCGGTTCTCACAGGCGAAGAAACAGGGCGAATCCACCAACTCCTGAAAGACCCGGCGCCGATTCCAGCGCCACCGGCAACAGTGGCCGTCGGGGTTCCGGCTGAAACCCTGCGCCAGCGTCCTGATCTGCGGCGCGCCGAACAACAACTGGCAGCGGCCACCGCCCGGATCGGAGTGGCAGTATCCGATCTCTACCCTAAATTCCGATTGAGTGGTTCCATCGGCCTGGAGTCCATAGATTCCGCCGACATCCTCGCCCCTGGCAGCCGCAGCTGGCGCTTCGGCCCTTCTTTTTCCTGGCCGCTTTTTAATGGCGGACAGGTGCGCCGCAACATCGAGATCCAGTCAACCCTGCAGGAACAGAAACTGCTCCAATACCGACGCGTCGTCCTCACCGCCCTGGAAGAGGTGGAAAACGCCCTCATTGCCTATGTCGAGGAGCAGCGCCGCCATGAGGCCCTGGCCGAAGGGGCACAGGCGGCACAGATCGCCGCCGCAGTGGCGCGCGACAAGTACCAGGCCGGCCTGCAGGATTTCTCCACGGTCCTTGACGCCCAACGCTCGCAGCTCTCCTTCGAAGATCAACTGGCCCAGAGCCAGGGGGCGGTCAGCTCCAACATGGTGCGGTTATACAAGGCCATGGGAGGCGGTTGGCAGAATCTGGCCGCTGAACCTTCCGAGACCCTTGTTAAGACAAAGGAATAAATACTATGCACGATAATTCCCCTGAAAAATCCGAGGTTGCCGCAACCCTGGCCCGGACTTCTTCCTCAGGCAGCAGACCCTGGTTGAAACGACTGCTGACGGCGGCCATCATCCTTGCCGTACTGGTGGCAGCGCTTTACTGGTGGCAACGTGACACCCCGACCACTGCCCCTCAATACAAGACCCAGCCAATCCAGCGCGGCGACCTCCAGGTAATTATCACCGCCACCGGTAATCTTGCGCCGGTGAACCAGGTCCAGGTGGGCAGCGAACTTTCCGGCATTGTCAAAAGCGTTGATGTGGACTACAACGACCGTGTCCGGGTCGGCCAGGTTCTGGCCCGACTGGACACCTCAAAACTTGAGGCCCAGGTGCTCCAGTCCCGCGCCAGCCTTGAAGCAACCAGGGCCAAGGTCCTGCAGACCATAGTCACCGTCAAGGAGACCACCCGCAACCTGGAACGTTTGCAGTCGGTAATGGAGATGAGCCAGGGCAAAGCCATATCAAAGCACGACCTGGAAGCGGCCCAGGCCGCCCTTGACCGCGCCAGAGCCGATCAGGCCAGCGCCGAGGCCTCCGTCAACCAGACCGAAGCGGTACTCACCGCCATTGAAACCGATCGCTCAAAAACCGTGATCCGTTCGCCGATCAACGGCGTCGTGCTCAGCCGTTCCGTGGATCCAGGCCAGACCGTGGCCGCTTCCCTGCAGGCGCCGGTACTCTTTTCCCTGGCCGAGGATCTTGCCAAGATGGAACTGCATGTGGACGTAGACGAGGCCGATGTCGGCCAGGTCACAGCCGGCCAGACCGCCACCTTCACGGTGGACGCCTTTCCGGAGCGCAGCTTCCCGGCCAGAACCTCCCAGGTCCGCTACGGTTCCAAAACTGTTGACGGCGTGGTGACTTACGAGACCCTGCTGGATGTCGACAATTCCGACCTCTCCCTGCGGCCGGGGATGACCGCCACTGCAAACATAACAGTCAAGGAGGTGCGTGACGCACTCCTGATTCCCAATGGGGCCCTGCGCTTTACGCCGCCTGCAAAAATCAATGACAGCAACAAGTCCCGTAGCAGCGGCAGTGTCCTGAGCCGACTGTTCCCACGTCCACGGCGTAACGGGCCAACACGCAAGGAAACCACCACCAAAGGTGCTAAGAAAGTTCAGCGGGTCTGGGTAATGCGGGAAGGAGGAGTCCTCACCCCGATCCCGGTCAGCACCGGCGCCACCGACGGCGTCTTTACCGAAATTATTGACAACAGCATGCAACCCGGAGAAGAGCTGGTGGTGGACATCGTCAGCGCCAAGCCATGAACGAACCCAGCGCCACCATAACCGGGACCAAGCCGCCACTCATCGAGCTGCGGGGAGTCAGCAAAATATACGGCACAGGCCTTGCCGCCATGGCCGCCCTGCGGGGCATCGATCTGCGCATCGAGCAGGGCGACTTCGTGGCGATCATGGGCCCCAGCGGCTCCGGCAAGTCCACCTGCATGAATATCCTGGGCTGTCTTGACACCCCCACTGAAGGCGAATATTTCTTCGATGGCGTTGAGGTGGGGAGCGTCGGTCGCGACCAGCGGGCCTTGCTCCGGCGTCATTATCTGGGATTTGTCTTCCAGGGATACAATCTCCTGAACCGCACCTCGGCCCTGGAAAACGTTGAACTGCCGCTGATTTATCGCGGTGTTGCCCGCTCCCAGCGCCGACACCGCGCCCAGGCC
The window above is part of the Pseudomonadota bacterium genome. Proteins encoded here:
- a CDS encoding efflux transporter outer membrane subunit, encoding MKNLFVALQVLPDYRPFQKITTGILCSLFFVACAPVGPDFQPPEPQTPASWQSEPAGGLSVEALDPANLAHWWTNFNDPVLSDLIARAVDGNLDLQLAQSRLQEARARLGLTRADNFPTLDATGSATRSRSHSQTQNHFALGFDASWELDIFGGLRRTLEASQADLDAVREDLRDVLVSLLGEVAGNYLETRTYQARLAAANENLKLQEATFQLTDWRYQAGLSDELAVQQARYNLASTRAQLPNLRVGLAGSLNRLAVLTGEETGRIHQLLKDPAPIPAPPATVAVGVPAETLRQRPDLRRAEQQLAAATARIGVAVSDLYPKFRLSGSIGLESIDSADILAPGSRSWRFGPSFSWPLFNGGQVRRNIEIQSTLQEQKLLQYRRVVLTALEEVENALIAYVEEQRRHEALAEGAQAAQIAAAVARDKYQAGLQDFSTVLDAQRSQLSFEDQLAQSQGAVSSNMVRLYKAMGGGWQNLAAEPSETLVKTKE
- a CDS encoding efflux RND transporter periplasmic adaptor subunit, with amino-acid sequence MHDNSPEKSEVAATLARTSSSGSRPWLKRLLTAAIILAVLVAALYWWQRDTPTTAPQYKTQPIQRGDLQVIITATGNLAPVNQVQVGSELSGIVKSVDVDYNDRVRVGQVLARLDTSKLEAQVLQSRASLEATRAKVLQTIVTVKETTRNLERLQSVMEMSQGKAISKHDLEAAQAALDRARADQASAEASVNQTEAVLTAIETDRSKTVIRSPINGVVLSRSVDPGQTVAASLQAPVLFSLAEDLAKMELHVDVDEADVGQVTAGQTATFTVDAFPERSFPARTSQVRYGSKTVDGVVTYETLLDVDNSDLSLRPGMTATANITVKEVRDALLIPNGALRFTPPAKINDSNKSRSSGSVLSRLFPRPRRNGPTRKETTTKGAKKVQRVWVMREGGVLTPIPVSTGATDGVFTEIIDNSMQPGEELVVDIVSAKP
- a CDS encoding ABC transporter ATP-binding protein; the protein is MNEPSATITGTKPPLIELRGVSKIYGTGLAAMAALRGIDLRIEQGDFVAIMGPSGSGKSTCMNILGCLDTPTEGEYFFDGVEVGSVGRDQRALLRRHYLGFVFQGYNLLNRTSALENVELPLIYRGVARSQRRHRAQAALAAVGLSGWENHTPGELSGGQQQRVAIARAMVTEPRVLLADEPTGNLDTARSREVMELITTFNREQDLTVLMVTHEPDMAAYARRQIHFLDGLIAAEPTPGGHS